A single Venturia canescens isolate UGA chromosome 1, ASM1945775v1, whole genome shotgun sequence DNA region contains:
- the LOC122408647 gene encoding uncharacterized protein isoform X2 codes for MMDFSEFTFRTAMVVAFFVLTTVSVVQGEIPCKGDDDCPSNKYCYNVSNTCVNHTQCSRYNRARGPRPAQDPSQCGPCLPGYAAELKFTGVWDPVCLKTTTSKENETESTRGLDWPRYWVAIAVLAAIFFTLVIAFVLRKHVCIANRDRICNKMISWSVRPTAPPQDEASFRLRHKTYPVDEERPPIYSSVIGPNVDKNHLVSATPFGTALWVNKPPYEFDFNDNVSDGVAMPIHSSSNNSQMDLEEEEETNPSSWTPGQMTVEVPSRPFARFGVEQQENVINNVLIRENCASHSTQEDSGSDEAGGVHEESSSSRSQGNTFCGPNVQINQTITLNIGKNSTK; via the exons ATGATGGACTTTAGCGAATTCACATTTCGCACG GCGATGGTTGTCGCGTTTTTTGTCCTCACCACTGTG AGCGTCGTGCAGGGGGAAATTCCATGCAAGGGTGATGACGATTGCCCATCCAACAAATATTGTTATAATGTATCGAACACGTGCGTGAATCACACTCAGTGCAGTCGTTACAATCGAGCCAGAGGTCCGAGACCAGCTCAAGATCCATCTCAATGCGGACCTTGTCTACCAGG GTATGCAGCAGAATTAAAATTCACCGGAGTGTGGGATCCCGTGTGCTTGAAGACAACGACCTCTAAAGAGAATGAGACTG AATCCACGCGAGGCCTCGACTGGCCTAGGTATTGGGTTGCCATAGCTGTTTTagcagcgatttttttcacactcgtgaTAGCTTTTGTATTGAGAAAAC aCGTTTGCATAGCAAACCGTGATAGGATTTGCAATAAGATGATTTCTTGGAGCGTGAGACCGACTGCACCTCCACAGGACGAAG cATCGTTCCGTTTGAGGCATAAAACATACCCCGTTGATGAGGAACGACCACCGATATATTCGTCCGTAATAGGACCGAACGTTGACAAAAATCATTTGGTTAGTGCAACGCCATTCGGAACTGCACTTTGGGTAAACAAACCACCCTACGAATTTGATTTCAACGACAATGTTTCCGACGGTGTAGCAATGCCCATTCACTCATCTTCAAACAATTCTCAAATGGATCTggaagaggaggaagaaacGAATCCGAGCTCGTGGACACCCGG GCAAATGACAGTAGAAGTGCCAAGTCGTCCGTTCGCACGATTTGGTGTTGAACAGCAAGAGAACGTTATAAACAACGTATTAATTCGAGAAAACTGTGCTTCGCATTCAACGCAAGAGGACAGTGGCTCGGACGAGGCTGGCGGAGTTCATGAAGAATCATCAAGTTCTCGATCGCAAGGAAACACATTCTGTGGACCGAATGTGCAAATAAACCAAACAATTACGTTAAATATTGGCAAGAATAGTACAAAGTAA
- the LOC122408647 gene encoding uncharacterized protein isoform X3 has translation MKAMVVAFFVLTTVSVVQGEIPCKGDDDCPSNKYCYNVSNTCVNHTQCSRYNRARGPRPAQDPSQCGPCLPGYAAELKFTGVWDPVCLKTTTSKENETESTRGLDWPRYWVAIAVLAAIFFTLVIAFVLRKHVCIANRDRICNKMISWSVRPTAPPQDEASFRLRHKTYPVDEERPPIYSSVIGPNVDKNHLVSATPFGTALWVNKPPYEFDFNDNVSDGVAMPIHSSSNNSQMDLEEEEETNPSSWTPGQMTVEVPSRPFARFGVEQQENVINNVLIRENCASHSTQEDSGSDEAGGVHEESSSSRSQGNTFCGPNVQINQTITLNIGKNSTK, from the exons ATGAAG GCGATGGTTGTCGCGTTTTTTGTCCTCACCACTGTG AGCGTCGTGCAGGGGGAAATTCCATGCAAGGGTGATGACGATTGCCCATCCAACAAATATTGTTATAATGTATCGAACACGTGCGTGAATCACACTCAGTGCAGTCGTTACAATCGAGCCAGAGGTCCGAGACCAGCTCAAGATCCATCTCAATGCGGACCTTGTCTACCAGG GTATGCAGCAGAATTAAAATTCACCGGAGTGTGGGATCCCGTGTGCTTGAAGACAACGACCTCTAAAGAGAATGAGACTG AATCCACGCGAGGCCTCGACTGGCCTAGGTATTGGGTTGCCATAGCTGTTTTagcagcgatttttttcacactcgtgaTAGCTTTTGTATTGAGAAAAC aCGTTTGCATAGCAAACCGTGATAGGATTTGCAATAAGATGATTTCTTGGAGCGTGAGACCGACTGCACCTCCACAGGACGAAG cATCGTTCCGTTTGAGGCATAAAACATACCCCGTTGATGAGGAACGACCACCGATATATTCGTCCGTAATAGGACCGAACGTTGACAAAAATCATTTGGTTAGTGCAACGCCATTCGGAACTGCACTTTGGGTAAACAAACCACCCTACGAATTTGATTTCAACGACAATGTTTCCGACGGTGTAGCAATGCCCATTCACTCATCTTCAAACAATTCTCAAATGGATCTggaagaggaggaagaaacGAATCCGAGCTCGTGGACACCCGG GCAAATGACAGTAGAAGTGCCAAGTCGTCCGTTCGCACGATTTGGTGTTGAACAGCAAGAGAACGTTATAAACAACGTATTAATTCGAGAAAACTGTGCTTCGCATTCAACGCAAGAGGACAGTGGCTCGGACGAGGCTGGCGGAGTTCATGAAGAATCATCAAGTTCTCGATCGCAAGGAAACACATTCTGTGGACCGAATGTGCAAATAAACCAAACAATTACGTTAAATATTGGCAAGAATAGTACAAAGTAA
- the LOC122408647 gene encoding uncharacterized protein isoform X1, translating to MEYSLSTIRHRVYRRSAMVVAFFVLTTVSVVQGEIPCKGDDDCPSNKYCYNVSNTCVNHTQCSRYNRARGPRPAQDPSQCGPCLPGYAAELKFTGVWDPVCLKTTTSKENETESTRGLDWPRYWVAIAVLAAIFFTLVIAFVLRKHVCIANRDRICNKMISWSVRPTAPPQDEASFRLRHKTYPVDEERPPIYSSVIGPNVDKNHLVSATPFGTALWVNKPPYEFDFNDNVSDGVAMPIHSSSNNSQMDLEEEEETNPSSWTPGQMTVEVPSRPFARFGVEQQENVINNVLIRENCASHSTQEDSGSDEAGGVHEESSSSRSQGNTFCGPNVQINQTITLNIGKNSTK from the exons ATGGAATATTCATTATCGACTATTCGTCATCGAGTTTATCGAAGAAGC GCGATGGTTGTCGCGTTTTTTGTCCTCACCACTGTG AGCGTCGTGCAGGGGGAAATTCCATGCAAGGGTGATGACGATTGCCCATCCAACAAATATTGTTATAATGTATCGAACACGTGCGTGAATCACACTCAGTGCAGTCGTTACAATCGAGCCAGAGGTCCGAGACCAGCTCAAGATCCATCTCAATGCGGACCTTGTCTACCAGG GTATGCAGCAGAATTAAAATTCACCGGAGTGTGGGATCCCGTGTGCTTGAAGACAACGACCTCTAAAGAGAATGAGACTG AATCCACGCGAGGCCTCGACTGGCCTAGGTATTGGGTTGCCATAGCTGTTTTagcagcgatttttttcacactcgtgaTAGCTTTTGTATTGAGAAAAC aCGTTTGCATAGCAAACCGTGATAGGATTTGCAATAAGATGATTTCTTGGAGCGTGAGACCGACTGCACCTCCACAGGACGAAG cATCGTTCCGTTTGAGGCATAAAACATACCCCGTTGATGAGGAACGACCACCGATATATTCGTCCGTAATAGGACCGAACGTTGACAAAAATCATTTGGTTAGTGCAACGCCATTCGGAACTGCACTTTGGGTAAACAAACCACCCTACGAATTTGATTTCAACGACAATGTTTCCGACGGTGTAGCAATGCCCATTCACTCATCTTCAAACAATTCTCAAATGGATCTggaagaggaggaagaaacGAATCCGAGCTCGTGGACACCCGG GCAAATGACAGTAGAAGTGCCAAGTCGTCCGTTCGCACGATTTGGTGTTGAACAGCAAGAGAACGTTATAAACAACGTATTAATTCGAGAAAACTGTGCTTCGCATTCAACGCAAGAGGACAGTGGCTCGGACGAGGCTGGCGGAGTTCATGAAGAATCATCAAGTTCTCGATCGCAAGGAAACACATTCTGTGGACCGAATGTGCAAATAAACCAAACAATTACGTTAAATATTGGCAAGAATAGTACAAAGTAA